One genomic region from Jilunia laotingensis encodes:
- the purH gene encoding bifunctional phosphoribosylaminoimidazolecarboxamide formyltransferase/IMP cyclohydrolase, giving the protein MSESKRIKTALVSVYHKEGLDEIITKLHEEGVEFLSTGGTRQFIESLGYPCKAVEDLTSYPSILGGRVKTLHPKIFGGILCRRGLEQDIQQIEKYEIPEIDLVIVDLYPFEATVASGADEAAIIEKIDIGGISLIRAAAKNYNDVVIVASQAQYKPLLDMLMEHGATSTLEERRWMAKEAFAVSSHYDSAIFNYFDAQEGSAFRCSVNDQKTLRYGENPHQKGYFYGNLDAMFDQIHGKEISYNNLLDINAAVDLIDEFEDVTFAILKHNNACGLASRPAVIDAWKDALAGDPVSAFGGVLVTNAVIDKETAEEINKIFFEVVIAPDYDVDALEILGQKKNRIILVRKEAKLPKKQFRSLLNGVLVQEKDTNIETTADLKTVTDKVPTPEEVEDMLFANKIVKNSKSNAIVLAKGKQLLASGVGQTSRVDALKQAIEKAKSFGFDLKGAVMASDAFFPFPDCVEIAGNEGITAVIQPGGSVKDELTFDYCNEHGIAMVTTGIRHFKH; this is encoded by the coding sequence ATGTCTGAGTCTAAAAGAATTAAAACCGCATTGGTGTCGGTTTATCATAAGGAAGGTTTGGATGAAATTATCACCAAACTGCATGAAGAAGGTGTAGAGTTTTTATCGACAGGCGGAACTCGCCAGTTTATCGAATCATTAGGATATCCCTGCAAGGCTGTGGAAGATCTGACTTCTTATCCCTCCATCCTTGGTGGCCGTGTGAAAACTCTCCATCCGAAAATATTCGGAGGTATCCTTTGCCGTCGCGGGCTGGAACAGGACATCCAGCAGATTGAGAAATATGAAATACCGGAAATAGACCTCGTGATCGTAGACCTCTATCCGTTTGAAGCCACAGTTGCTTCGGGCGCGGATGAGGCCGCCATCATTGAGAAGATCGATATAGGCGGAATCTCATTGATTCGTGCCGCTGCAAAAAACTATAATGATGTCGTGATCGTTGCTTCTCAGGCGCAGTATAAACCGTTGCTCGACATGTTGATGGAACACGGGGCAACTTCTACGCTTGAAGAACGCCGTTGGATGGCTAAAGAAGCATTTGCTGTGTCGTCCCATTACGATTCCGCGATCTTCAACTACTTTGACGCGCAGGAAGGTTCGGCTTTCCGTTGCTCGGTCAACGATCAGAAAACTCTTCGTTACGGTGAGAATCCGCATCAAAAAGGTTACTTCTATGGAAACTTGGATGCGATGTTCGACCAGATTCATGGAAAGGAAATCTCATACAACAACTTGCTTGACATAAATGCGGCTGTTGATTTGATCGATGAGTTTGAAGATGTGACGTTCGCCATATTGAAGCACAACAACGCCTGTGGCTTGGCTTCACGGCCTGCCGTCATCGATGCATGGAAAGATGCTTTGGCAGGTGATCCGGTTTCTGCGTTTGGCGGAGTGTTGGTTACGAATGCGGTGATTGACAAGGAGACTGCTGAAGAGATCAATAAGATATTCTTTGAAGTTGTGATAGCTCCCGATTATGACGTGGATGCACTTGAGATTCTGGGGCAGAAAAAGAATCGCATCATTCTTGTCCGCAAAGAGGCTAAATTGCCCAAGAAGCAATTCCGGTCTTTACTTAACGGTGTGCTTGTGCAGGAGAAAGATACGAATATAGAAACCACAGCCGATTTGAAGACTGTGACCGATAAAGTGCCTACTCCGGAAGAAGTAGAAGACATGTTGTTTGCCAATAAGATTGTGAAAAACAGCAAGTCGAATGCGATTGTTCTGGCCAAAGGGAAACAGTTGCTGGCAAGCGGTGTAGGTCAGACTTCACGTGTCGATGCGCTTAAGCAAGCAATCGAAAAAGCGAAATCATTCGGTTTCGATCTGAAAGGAGCTGTCATGGCATCGGATGCTTTCTTCCCCTTCCCGGACTGTGTGGAGATAGCAGGTAATGAAGGTATTACAGCTGTTATCCAACCGGGTGGTTCGGTAAAGGATGAACTGACGTTCGATTATTGTAATGAACATGGCATTGCGATGGTAA
- a CDS encoding M13 family metallopeptidase: MKVTKYLPILAICLMTTGCNSSKQQATSTSGLDLANLDTTALPGTDFYQYACGGWMKNHPLTDEYSRFGSFDMLAENNRKQLRGLIEELAATQHEAGSIAQKVGDLYNIAMDSVKLNKEGVAPIKPELEKIAAIKDKSEIYPLIAEMQKNGMYPYFAVYIGADDMNSSMNMVHAVQAGLGMGERDYYLENDERTKEIRDAYQKHVVKMFQLAGFDEAAAQKAMASVMNIENRLAKSARSMVEMRDPHANYNKKAMEELKKEYAPFAWDMFFSNLGLNDVAEVNIGQPNSIKEVNEIINTVPLEDQIAYLQWNLINSAAGYLSDDFVAQNFDFYGKTMSGRKEMQPRWKRAVSTVDGSLGEAVGQMYVEKYFPAAAKERMVGLVKNLQTSLGERIQKLPWMSDETKQKALEKLATFHVKIGYPDKWKDYSSLDIKNDTYWANIERANQWGHNEMIAKAGKPVDKDEWMMTPQTVNAYYNPTTNEICFPAGILQYPFFDMDADDAFNYGAIGVVIGHEMTHGFDDQGRQYDKDGNLKDWWTEQDAKNFEERAQVMVNFFDSIEVAPGVQANGEVTLGENIADHGGLQVSYQAFKNATAQAPLPVENGFTPEQRFFLSYANVWAGNIRPEEILRLTKLDVHSLGKWRVDGALPQIDAWYEAFNITEEDPLYIPADKRVSIW, encoded by the coding sequence ATGAAAGTAACCAAGTATTTACCAATCCTAGCAATTTGTCTTATGACAACAGGATGTAACAGCAGCAAGCAGCAGGCCACATCAACTTCTGGTCTCGATCTTGCTAATCTTGACACAACGGCTCTTCCGGGAACCGATTTCTATCAGTATGCCTGTGGCGGCTGGATGAAGAATCATCCCCTTACTGACGAGTATTCACGTTTCGGCTCTTTCGACATGCTTGCCGAAAACAACCGCAAACAACTTCGCGGCCTTATCGAAGAATTGGCTGCTACCCAGCACGAAGCCGGTAGCATAGCACAGAAAGTGGGTGATTTGTATAACATTGCGATGGATAGTGTAAAGCTTAACAAAGAAGGTGTCGCTCCTATTAAACCGGAATTGGAAAAGATTGCTGCCATTAAGGACAAGTCCGAAATCTATCCCCTTATTGCCGAGATGCAAAAGAATGGAATGTATCCTTACTTTGCCGTCTATATAGGTGCGGACGATATGAACAGTTCGATGAATATGGTACATGCCGTTCAAGCCGGTTTAGGAATGGGTGAACGCGATTATTACCTTGAGAACGATGAAAGAACCAAGGAAATCCGCGATGCCTATCAAAAGCATGTTGTCAAGATGTTCCAATTGGCCGGATTTGATGAGGCGGCTGCACAGAAGGCTATGGCATCGGTCATGAATATTGAAAACCGTCTTGCCAAGTCTGCGCGTTCTATGGTTGAAATGCGCGACCCGCATGCCAACTATAATAAGAAGGCGATGGAAGAGCTGAAGAAGGAATATGCGCCTTTCGCTTGGGATATGTTCTTCTCCAATCTCGGACTGAATGATGTCGCTGAAGTGAATATCGGCCAGCCGAATTCTATAAAAGAGGTGAATGAAATCATCAACACCGTTCCTTTGGAAGATCAGATCGCTTATTTGCAATGGAATCTTATCAATAGTGCAGCAGGCTATCTGAGTGATGACTTCGTAGCACAGAATTTTGACTTCTATGGCAAGACGATGTCCGGAAGAAAAGAGATGCAACCGCGTTGGAAACGTGCTGTAAGCACGGTAGACGGTTCATTGGGTGAAGCTGTCGGCCAAATGTATGTAGAGAAATACTTCCCGGCTGCCGCTAAAGAACGTATGGTAGGTCTAGTGAAAAACCTGCAGACCTCTTTGGGCGAGCGTATTCAGAAATTGCCTTGGATGAGTGACGAAACCAAGCAGAAAGCACTTGAGAAATTGGCTACTTTCCATGTCAAGATTGGTTATCCGGACAAATGGAAAGATTACTCTTCATTGGATATTAAGAATGATACTTATTGGGCAAACATCGAACGTGCCAACCAGTGGGGACATAATGAAATGATTGCTAAGGCCGGCAAACCGGTAGATAAGGATGAGTGGATGATGACCCCTCAGACAGTAAATGCATATTACAATCCTACGACCAATGAAATTTGTTTCCCGGCTGGAATCTTACAATATCCGTTCTTCGATATGGATGCCGACGATGCCTTCAACTATGGTGCTATCGGTGTGGTGATCGGTCATGAAATGACTCACGGATTTGACGATCAGGGACGGCAGTATGACAAAGACGGTAATCTGAAAGATTGGTGGACTGAACAAGATGCAAAGAACTTTGAAGAACGTGCCCAAGTGATGGTTAACTTCTTTGACAGCATTGAAGTGGCACCGGGCGTACAAGCAAATGGCGAAGTTACGCTGGGCGAAAATATTGCCGATCACGGTGGCTTGCAAGTATCTTATCAGGCATTCAAGAATGCTACGGCTCAGGCTCCGTTGCCCGTTGAAAATGGTTTTACACCCGAACAACGCTTCTTCTTGTCATATGCTAATGTATGGGCCGGCAATATCCGTCCGGAAGAAATTCTTCGTTTGACCAAACTCGATGTGCATTCATTGGGTAAATGGCGTGTGGATGGAGCATTGCCACAGATTGACGCATGGTATGAAGCATTTAACATTACGGAGGAAGATCCGTTGTATATACCGGCTGATAAACGTGTATCTATTTGGTAA